The following coding sequences are from one Rutidosis leptorrhynchoides isolate AG116_Rl617_1_P2 chromosome 11, CSIRO_AGI_Rlap_v1, whole genome shotgun sequence window:
- the LOC139874559 gene encoding uncharacterized protein, whose amino-acid sequence MESASSMRKQPSKPKVNKENQATQSTSRLSTGLLSSYPTVPHHFTNAHHQSTPCNLLNNKCTTSNISPESQAKQDAKSKRAERIAILKQRKISQRTTRNNITPIPFDISEAGTSSVNKPIITGISKDYKDEGDMCHKCSACGALLCGKNQNQPTSSKNTLDEELIKELMDMLDECNPLVKMYRNARDHFEKNPKDNFKIKLIARRSTDGRNYNLPFVEEVAALVVSDIDLNFDKRDIVVHSISEGLKRISELHPQYLALQYPLLFAYAEDGYRPDIDHQDVDGTTTRIKKKVSMSEFFAYKIQDRSELTLAHMARKLHQQLLVDAYTMIESERIHYIRINPKIQRADTFAHLTLANLSGDVINSMLGNRVKLPASFTGSARYMLENYRDATALCRVYGYPDLFITFTCNSKWPAITRALEGTGFTPEDKPEYQGRVFKMKLDRLMEDIKKNKIFGKVQAYLYTIEFQKRGLPHAHICIFLHESDKLPEPEDVDEYISAELPDKEEDTELYQLVTELMIHGPCGEKNPTCPCTDIEKKCMKRFPKAFADITSVDHDGYLIYRRREDGRTVIKQGHELDNRNVVPYNAFLLRKYQAHINVEWCNQVGAIRYLFKYINKGNDRVTAGLCDEEIDEIKEYNDYRYISSCEAVWRILKFDIHNQNPTVIRLAFHLEDQHSIIFDEEDFIKNVLDQPLVNTSQFLEWMKCNQACEEARQLTYVEFPTNFVWNKQIRLWTNRKRFTGSIGRIHHAPPITGELFYLRILLNKVKGPTSYEDIRTVDGKVCSTFKNACFEMGLLDDEQEYIDGIKDVSTWESGHFVRNLFAQLLHSNSLSRPEDVFEKTFDYLSVEIIPHRLSGVWEAIDRSLRDICRTVNPNSNETLFGGKVVVFGGDFRQVLPVITHGKREDIMDASLNSSYIWDHVTVLKLTVNMRLSNASLNNSDEDNKDNFSNIRKFVDWLLDVGNGNVNPSEDGISEIEMAEDVLVKDM is encoded by the exons ATGGAATCTGCATCATCCATGAGGAAACAACCGTCTAAACCCAAAGTTAATAAAGAGAATCAAGCTACACAATCAACGA GTCGACTTTCAACTGGATTGTTATCATCATATCCAACTGTCCCACATCATTTTACTAATG CACATCACCAATCAACACCATGTAATCTATTGAATAACAAATGCACAACGTCCAATATTTCTCCAGAATCACAGGCTAAGCAGGATGCCAAGA GTAAAAGAGCTGAGAGAATAGCAATACTAAAGCaacgaaaaataagtcaacgtaccACCAGAAACAACATAACACCGATACCATTTGATATTAGTGAAGCTGGGACATCTAGTGTTAATAAACCGATTATCACTGGAATTTCCAAAG ATTATAAAGACGAAGGGGACATGTGTCACAAGTGTTCCGCTTGCGGTGCTTTGCTATG TGGAAAAAACCAAAATCAACCAACTTCATCAAAAAACACTCTCGATGAAGAACTTATTAAGGAACTTATGGACATGCTTGATGAGTGCAATCCACTTGTCAAGATGTATCGAAATGCACGTGATCATTTTGAAAAGAATCCGAAAGATAACTTCAAAATAAAGTTAATCGCCAGACGTAGCACAGATGGTCGTAACTACAACTTGCCATTCGTTGAGGAAGTAGCAGCATTAGTAGTTAGCGATATCGATTTGAATTTTGATAAGAGAGACATAGTTGTACATAGTATTTCTGAAGGGTTAAAAAGAATTAGTGAACTACACCCACAGTATTTGGCACTACAATACCCTCTGTTGTTTGCGTATGCCGAAGATGGATATAGGCCAGATATTGATCATCAAGATGTGGATGGTACTACCACACGTATTAAGAAAAAGGTCTCTATGAGTGAATTTTTTGCATACAAAATCCAAGATCGATCCGAACTAACGCTGGCACATATGGCACGAAAGCTGCATCAACAACTGTTGGTAGATGCATACACAATGATCGAATCTGAACGAATTCATTACATCAGAATCAACCCAAAAATACAGAGAGCAGATACATTCGCACACCTTACACTTGCTAATCTATCAGGTGATGTGATCAACAGTATGCTGGGCAATCGTGTTAAGTTACCAGCTTCTTTTACGGGTAGCGCTAGATATATGCTTGAAAATTACCGTGATGCTACGGCATTGTGTCGTGTATATGGTTATCCAGACCTATTCATTACTTTCACATGTAACTCTAAATGGCCAGCGATCACAAGAGCATTAGAAGGAACAGGTTTTACTCCAGAAGATAAACCTGAATATCAGGGTAGAGTATTTAAAATGAAACTCGACCGCCTAATGGAAGatataaagaaaaacaaaatttttggAAAAGTTCAGGCAT ATCTTTATACAATCGAGTTCCAAAAACGTGGCTTACCACACGCACACATATGCATCTTCCTTCATGAAAGCGATAAATTGCCTGAACCGGAAGATGTTGATGAGTACATTTCTGCTGAATTACCGGACAAAGAAGAAGATACAGAACTATATCAACTCGTCACAGAGTTAATGATTCATGGCCCGTGTGGTGAAAAAAATCCAACATGTCCTTGTACTGATATCGAAAAGAAATGCATGAAAAGATTTCCAAAGGCTTTTGCAGACATTACCAGTGTAGATCATGATGGCTATCTGATATATAGAAGGAGAGAGGATGGCAGAACAGTCATCAAACAAGGACATGAGCTTGATAATAGAAATGTTGTTCCGTACAATGCATTTCTTCTTAGAAAATATCAAGCTCACATCAATGTTGAGTGGTGTAATCAAGTTGGTGCTATTAGGTATTTGTTCAAGTATATCAATAAAGGCAATGATAGAGTAACTGCAGGGCTATGCGATGAAGAAATCGATGAAATCAAGGAATACAATGACTATAGATACATATCATCCTGTGAGGCTGTATGGAGGATACTAAAATTTGATATACACAATCAAAATCCTACTGTTATACGACTTGCTTTTCACTTGGAAGATCAGCACTCAATCATATTTGATGAAGAAGATTTTATTAAGAATGTTTTGGATCAACCTTTGGTTAACACATCGCAATTTCTTGAATGGATGAAGTGTAACCAGGCCTGCGAAGAAGCCAGGCAATTGACTTACGTGGAGTTTCCAACAAATTTTGTATGGAACAAACAAATAAGATTATGGACTAACCGAAAAAGATTTACCGGTTCTATTGGGCGTATACATCATGCACCCCCTATAACTGGTGAACTTTTTTATCTTCGTATTTTACTGAACAAAGTTAAAGGGCCAACTTCATACGAAGATATCAGGACTGTTGACGGGAAGGTTTGTTCAACGTTCAAAAATGCATGCTTTGAAATGGGTTTACTGGATGATGAACAGGAATACATAGATGGTATCAAGGACGTAAGTACATGGGAATCTGGACATTTTGTTCGTAATTTATTTGCTCAACTACTTCATTCTAATAGCCTTAGTCGTCCAGAAGATGTTTTTGAAAAGACATTTGATTATTTATCAGTGGAAATAATTCCTCACCGACTTTCAG GTGTGTGGGAAGCGATAGATCGCTCATTACGTGACATTTGTCGAACAGTTAATCCTAATAGTAATGAAACTCTATTCGGAGGAAAAGTCGTGGTTTTCGGAGGGGACTTTAGACAAGTGTTACCTGTTATTACTCATGGAAAAAGAGAGGATATCATGGACGCTTCACTTAATTCTTCATACATATGGGATCATGTTACTGTTTTAAAATTGACAGTTAACATGAGACTATCTAACGCTTCTTTAAATAATTCTGATGAAGATAACAAAGACAATTTTTCCAATATTCGTAAGTTTGTAGATTGGTTGTTAGACGTCGGTAATGGTAATGTCAACCCAAGTGAAGATGGGATTTCAGAGATAGAAATGGCCGAAGACGTTTTAGTGAaagacatgtag
- the LOC139874561 gene encoding uncharacterized protein — protein sequence MQFLEGGERSYLSSDRICQSERDSHFNSELYTTEYLNSINIGGLPKHDLRLKVGVPVMLLRNIDQAGGLCNGTRLQIVELKDKFIKAKILTGTHVGTITAIQRMLMVPSDKRIPFRFQRRQYPISVCFAMTINKSQGQSLAHVGLFLPKPIFSHEQLYVALSRVTSKKGLKVLILNKDNQLSNTTTNVVFK from the coding sequence ATGCAGTTTCTCGAAGGTGGAGAAAGATCATATTTAAGCTCCGATAGAATTTGTCAATCTGAACGAGACTCACATTTCAATAGTGAGCTATACACAACTGAGTATCTTAATAGCATTAACATAGGTGGTTTACCAAAACATGATCTACGACTGAAGGTAGGAGTACCAGTTATGCTTCTTAGGAATATAGATCAGGCGGGTGGTTTGTGCAATGGTACACGGTTGCAAATCGTTGAGCTTAAAGATAAATTCATAAAGGCAAAAATTTTGACTGGAACTCATGTTGGTACAATTACAGCTATTCAACGAATGCTAATGGTTCCTTCAGATAAGCGAATACCATTCAGATTCCAAAGAAGACAATACCCTATCTCTGTTTGCTTTGCAATGACTATTAACAAAAGTCAGGGACAATCATTAGCACATGTAGGATTATTTCTTCCAAAACCTATTTTCAGTCACGAGCAACTGTATGTAGCTCTATCTAGAGTTACTTCTAAGAAAGGGCTAAAGGTTCTCATTTTGAACAAAGACAACCAACTTTCCAACACAACTACTAATGTTGTGTTCAAATAA